From the Rhodoferax sp. WC2427 genome, one window contains:
- the guaA gene encoding glutamine-hydrolyzing GMP synthase produces the protein MSHQKILILDFGSQVTQLIARRVRDAHVFCEVHPCDVTDEWMRAYAADGNLKGIILSGSHASVTEDTTDRAPQAVFDLGVPVLGICYGMQTMAQQLGGKVETGHTREFGFASVRARGHTALLKDIADFTTPEGEGMLNVWMSHGDKVTELPPGFKLMASTDSCPIAGMADESRHFYAVQFHPEVTHTVQGQALLNRFVLGICGTRPDWIMGDYISEAVARIRAQVGDEEVILGLSGGVDSSVAAALIHRAIGDQLTCVFVDHGLLRLNEGDMVMDMFVGKLHAKVIRADASDLFLGKLAGVTDPEAKRKIIGGEFVTVFKQEAAKLKGDGAKGAKWLAQGTIYPDVIESGGAKSKKAVTIKSHHNVGGLPAELGLKLLEPLRELFKDEVRELGVALGLPVEMVYRHPFPGPGLGVRILGEVKKEYADLLRRADAIFIEELHNFKDEATGKTWYQLTSQAFTVFLPVKSVGVMGDGRTYDYVVALRAVQTSDFMTADWAELPYALLKKVSGRIINEVRGINRVTYDVSSKPPATIEWE, from the coding sequence ATGTCCCACCAAAAAATCCTCATCCTCGATTTCGGTTCACAAGTCACCCAGCTCATCGCCCGCCGTGTGCGCGATGCCCACGTGTTTTGCGAAGTCCATCCTTGCGATGTGACCGACGAATGGATGCGTGCTTACGCCGCCGATGGCAACCTGAAGGGCATCATCCTGTCGGGCAGCCACGCCAGCGTGACCGAGGACACCACCGACCGCGCGCCCCAGGCCGTGTTCGATCTGGGCGTGCCGGTACTGGGCATTTGCTACGGCATGCAAACCATGGCGCAGCAGCTGGGCGGCAAGGTGGAAACCGGCCACACCCGTGAATTTGGCTTTGCGTCGGTGCGTGCCCGTGGCCACACCGCGCTGCTCAAGGACATCGCCGATTTCACCACGCCCGAGGGCGAGGGCATGCTGAATGTGTGGATGAGCCATGGCGACAAGGTCACCGAGCTGCCCCCCGGCTTCAAGCTGATGGCCAGCACCGACAGCTGCCCCATCGCCGGCATGGCCGACGAATCCCGCCATTTCTACGCCGTGCAGTTCCACCCCGAAGTGACCCATACCGTGCAAGGCCAGGCGCTGCTGAACCGCTTTGTGCTCGGCATCTGCGGCACCCGGCCCGACTGGATCATGGGCGACTACATCAGCGAAGCGGTCGCCCGCATCCGCGCCCAGGTAGGCGACGAGGAGGTGATTCTGGGCCTGTCGGGTGGCGTGGACTCCAGCGTGGCTGCGGCCCTGATCCACCGCGCGATTGGCGACCAGCTGACCTGCGTGTTTGTGGACCACGGCCTGCTGCGACTGAACGAAGGCGACATGGTGATGGACATGTTCGTCGGCAAGCTGCACGCCAAGGTGATCCGCGCCGATGCCAGCGACCTGTTTCTGGGCAAGCTGGCGGGTGTGACCGACCCCGAAGCCAAACGCAAGATCATCGGTGGCGAGTTCGTCACCGTGTTCAAGCAAGAAGCCGCCAAGCTCAAGGGCGACGGCGCCAAGGGTGCCAAATGGCTGGCCCAAGGCACGATTTACCCCGACGTGATCGAGTCCGGTGGTGCCAAAAGCAAAAAAGCCGTCACCATCAAAAGCCACCACAACGTCGGTGGGCTGCCTGCCGAGCTGGGCCTGAAGCTGTTGGAACCCCTGCGTGAACTGTTCAAGGACGAAGTGCGCGAACTGGGCGTGGCTCTGGGTCTGCCGGTTGAGATGGTGTACCGCCACCCTTTCCCCGGCCCCGGCCTGGGCGTGCGCATTCTGGGCGAAGTCAAAAAGGAATACGCCGACCTGTTGCGCCGCGCCGACGCGATCTTCATCGAAGAGCTGCACAACTTCAAGGACGAGGCCACCGGCAAGACCTGGTACCAGCTGACCAGCCAGGCCTTTACCGTGTTCCTGCCGGTGAAAAGCGTGGGCGTGATGGGCGACGGACGTACCTACGACTACGTGGTGGCCCTGCGCGCGGTGCAAACCAGCGACTTCATGACCGCCGACTGGGCCGAGCTGCCCTATGCCCTGCTTAAAAAGGTGTCGGGCCGCATCATCAACGAAGTGCGTGGCATCAACCGCGTGACCTACGACGTCTCCAGCAAGCCGCCTGCCACCATCGAGTGGGAGTGA
- the lysM gene encoding peptidoglycan-binding protein LysM, with amino-acid sequence MGMISFIKEAGQKLFGNKPEIAAAVAEPSNQEKAAAANTAAADAIGTYIQAQGLSTDGLTISFNGADQIVTVAGAVADMETREKIVVCCGNVHGVAGVADEMTCPEVPECTYHTVVSGDTLSAVAKKVYGNANLYPQIFEANKPMLSSPDKIYPGQVLRIPAQA; translated from the coding sequence ATGGGCATGATTTCGTTCATCAAAGAGGCTGGTCAGAAATTGTTTGGCAACAAGCCTGAAATCGCTGCGGCAGTGGCTGAACCGAGCAACCAGGAAAAGGCGGCTGCGGCAAACACCGCGGCGGCGGATGCCATTGGCACCTACATCCAGGCGCAAGGTTTGTCCACCGATGGCCTGACCATCAGCTTCAATGGGGCCGACCAGATCGTCACTGTGGCCGGTGCCGTGGCCGATATGGAAACCCGGGAAAAAATCGTCGTCTGCTGCGGTAACGTCCATGGCGTTGCCGGTGTGGCCGATGAAATGACCTGTCCCGAGGTGCCCGAGTGCACCTACCACACGGTCGTCAGTGGCGACACCCTGAGCGCCGTGGCCAAAAAAGTCTATGGCAACGCCAATCTGTACCCGCAGATTTTTGAAGCCAACAAGCCCATGCTGAGCAGCCCGGACAAAATTTACCCTGGCCAAGTTCTGCGGATCCCTGCGCAAGCCTGA
- the guaB gene encoding IMP dehydrogenase produces MRLLGKALTFDDVLLVPAFSQVLPKDTSLATRLSRNITLNLPLVSAAMDTVTEARLAIAMAQEGGMGIVHKNFTPKQQAAEVLKVKRYESGVLRDPVIITPSHTVRQVIDMSAQLGISGFPVCDGGKVVGIVTSRDLRFETRYDVPVSQIMTPREKLVTVMEGASLAEAKALLNKSKLERLLVINDAFELKGLITVKDITKQTSFPNAARDAQGQLRVGAAVGVGEGTEERVEALVRAGVDAIVVDTAHGHSKGVIDRVRWIKQNYPHIDVIGGNIATGAAALALAEAGADAVKVGIGPGSICTTRIVAGVGVPQIMAIDNVATALLGSGIPLIADGGIRYSGDIAKAIAAGASTVMMGGMFAGTEEAPGEVVLFQGRSYKSYRGMGSIGAMQQGSADRYFQEVSTENPNADKLVPEGIEGRVPYKGSMVSIIFQMAGGIRASMGYCGCATIDDMKNKAEFVEITSAGIRESHVHDVQITKEAPNYRSE; encoded by the coding sequence ATGCGTCTGCTAGGAAAAGCGCTCACTTTCGACGATGTGTTGTTGGTGCCAGCGTTCTCCCAAGTCCTGCCCAAGGACACGTCTCTTGCGACCCGCCTCTCCCGCAACATCACCCTGAACCTGCCCCTGGTGTCTGCCGCCATGGACACCGTCACCGAAGCCCGTCTGGCCATCGCCATGGCCCAGGAAGGCGGCATGGGTATCGTGCACAAAAACTTCACACCCAAGCAGCAAGCTGCTGAAGTGCTCAAGGTCAAACGCTACGAGTCCGGTGTGCTGCGCGATCCCGTCATCATCACTCCCAGCCACACCGTGCGCCAGGTGATCGATATGTCGGCCCAGCTCGGCATCTCCGGTTTTCCGGTGTGCGACGGCGGCAAGGTGGTCGGTATCGTCACCAGCCGCGACCTGCGCTTTGAAACCCGCTACGACGTGCCCGTCAGCCAGATCATGACCCCGCGCGAAAAGCTGGTCACGGTCATGGAAGGTGCATCGCTGGCCGAGGCCAAGGCGCTGCTGAACAAATCCAAGCTGGAGCGCCTGCTGGTCATCAACGACGCGTTCGAGCTCAAGGGCCTGATCACCGTCAAGGACATCACCAAGCAAACCAGCTTCCCCAACGCCGCGCGCGATGCCCAAGGCCAATTGCGCGTGGGCGCGGCGGTCGGCGTGGGCGAGGGCACCGAAGAACGTGTCGAAGCCCTGGTGCGTGCCGGTGTGGATGCCATCGTGGTGGACACGGCCCATGGCCATAGCAAGGGCGTGATCGACCGCGTGCGCTGGATCAAACAAAACTACCCGCACATTGACGTGATCGGCGGCAACATCGCCACCGGCGCTGCCGCTTTGGCGCTGGCCGAAGCCGGTGCGGATGCGGTCAAGGTCGGCATCGGCCCGGGCAGCATTTGCACCACCCGCATCGTGGCGGGCGTGGGCGTGCCGCAAATCATGGCCATTGACAATGTGGCCACTGCCTTGCTGGGCAGCGGCATTCCCCTGATTGCCGATGGCGGTATCCGCTACAGCGGCGACATTGCCAAGGCCATCGCAGCCGGTGCCAGCACCGTGATGATGGGCGGCATGTTTGCCGGTACCGAAGAAGCACCGGGCGAAGTGGTGCTGTTCCAGGGCCGTAGCTACAAGAGCTACCGGGGCATGGGCAGCATTGGTGCCATGCAGCAAGGCAGTGCCGACCGTTACTTCCAGGAAGTCAGCACCGAGAACCCCAACGCCGACAAGCTGGTGCCCGAAGGCATCGAAGGCCGGGTTCCGTACAAGGGATCCATGGTCTCCATCATTTTCCAAATGGCGGGCGGCATCCGTGCCAGCATGGGCTACTGCGGTTGCGCCACCATCGACGATATGAAAAATAAAGCCGAATTTGTGGAAATTACCTCAGCCGGTATCCGCGAAAGCCATGTACACGACGTGCAAATCACCAAAGAAGCACCTAACTACCGGTCAGAATAG
- a CDS encoding DUF4124 domain-containing protein: MKLHKLLVIALGCAWSLGALAQWQWMDNSGRKVFSDRGPPPDIPAKNILRQPGGAAKAAPVPAPAAPASAASAPKVSGVDKALEEKKKQAEATEAAQRKAEVDKNAAAQAENCTRAKQSKANFDSGVRIARTNDKGEREILDDAARASELKRLQDVISADCK; this comes from the coding sequence ATGAAACTGCACAAATTGCTTGTTATCGCCCTCGGGTGCGCGTGGTCATTGGGGGCACTGGCCCAGTGGCAGTGGATGGACAACAGCGGCAGAAAAGTATTCAGCGACCGCGGTCCGCCGCCCGACATTCCGGCAAAAAATATTTTGCGCCAGCCCGGTGGCGCGGCCAAAGCTGCGCCAGTGCCCGCGCCTGCCGCACCGGCTTCGGCGGCCTCTGCGCCCAAGGTCAGCGGCGTGGACAAGGCTTTGGAAGAAAAGAAAAAGCAGGCCGAAGCCACCGAAGCAGCCCAACGCAAGGCCGAAGTGGACAAAAACGCCGCTGCCCAGGCCGAAAACTGCACCCGCGCCAAGCAGTCCAAGGCCAATTTCGATTCGGGCGTGCGCATTGCCCGCACCAATGACAAGGGCGAGCGCGAAATCCTCGACGATGCCGCCCGGGCCAGTGAATTGAAGCGCCTGCAGGACGTAATAAGCGCCGACTGCAAATAG
- a CDS encoding RnfH family protein, translating to MVDTALHITVVCALAPGQVVEAQVDVSQGACVADALRACSAMPSFAGADLLALDSGVWGALAPHTQLLADGDRLELYRPLTVDPKVARRTRFTRQGAGRAGLFTKKRAGAKAGY from the coding sequence ATGGTTGATACGGCGTTGCACATCACCGTGGTGTGCGCGCTAGCACCGGGTCAGGTGGTCGAAGCGCAGGTGGACGTGTCCCAGGGGGCATGCGTGGCAGACGCCCTGCGGGCCTGCAGCGCGATGCCCAGTTTTGCCGGGGCGGATCTGCTGGCACTGGACTCGGGGGTGTGGGGCGCATTGGCACCGCACACCCAGCTTTTGGCCGATGGTGACCGGTTGGAGCTGTACCGGCCCCTCACCGTTGACCCCAAGGTTGCCCGCCGCACGCGTTTTACCCGCCAGGGCGCCGGCCGCGCCGGCCTGTTCACCAAGAAGCGGGCCGGGGCGAAGGCGGGTTACTGA
- a CDS encoding type II toxin-antitoxin system RatA family toxin, giving the protein MKNVHKSVLIWYSAEEMFALVTQVALYPQFLPWCDHAAVLSEESDGMTAEVGIAFGGIHQKFVTHNTHVVSAEGRQVLMKLIKGPFSNLDGTWGFTPVGDGSQRACRVDLQLNYGFDNIALSALVGPVFDRIAGSLVDAFVKRAEQVYG; this is encoded by the coding sequence ATGAAAAACGTCCACAAGTCCGTCCTCATCTGGTACAGCGCCGAAGAAATGTTCGCCCTGGTCACCCAAGTCGCGCTGTATCCGCAGTTTCTGCCCTGGTGCGACCACGCCGCCGTGCTCAGCGAAGAATCCGACGGCATGACAGCCGAAGTGGGCATTGCGTTTGGCGGCATCCACCAGAAGTTTGTTACCCACAACACCCATGTGGTCAGTGCGGAAGGCCGCCAGGTGCTGATGAAACTCATCAAGGGCCCGTTTTCCAATTTGGACGGCACCTGGGGCTTTACCCCCGTGGGTGACGGCAGCCAGCGGGCCTGCCGGGTCGATCTGCAGCTGAACTACGGCTTTGACAACATCGCGCTGTCGGCGTTGGTGGGCCCGGTGTTCGACCGCATTGCGGGCAGCCTGGTCGATGCCTTTGTGAAGCGCGCCGAGCAGGTCTATGGTTGA
- the smpB gene encoding SsrA-binding protein SmpB yields the protein MAKKPDPTARIADNKKAAFNYFFEERIECGLVLEGWEVKSLREGKVQLTDGYVVVRAGELFLIGCQIHPLNSASTHISPDKVRTKKLLLHKEQIKKMIVKVEQKGYTLVPLNLHWKAGKIKCEIALAKGKAEHDKRDTIKDREGKREVERAMKSRQR from the coding sequence ATGGCCAAAAAACCCGATCCCACCGCCCGCATTGCCGACAACAAAAAGGCCGCTTTCAACTACTTCTTCGAGGAGCGCATTGAGTGCGGCCTGGTGCTGGAAGGCTGGGAGGTCAAGTCACTGCGCGAAGGCAAGGTGCAGCTCACCGACGGCTACGTGGTGGTGCGCGCGGGCGAGCTGTTCCTGATCGGCTGCCAGATCCACCCGCTGAATTCGGCCTCCACCCACATCAGCCCGGACAAGGTCCGCACCAAGAAGCTGCTGCTGCACAAGGAGCAGATCAAGAAAATGATCGTCAAGGTGGAGCAAAAAGGCTACACCCTGGTGCCGTTGAACCTGCACTGGAAGGCTGGCAAGATCAAATGCGAGATCGCCCTGGCCAAGGGCAAGGCCGAGCACGACAAGCGCGACACCATCAAGGACCGCGAAGGCAAACGCGAAGTGGAACGCGCCATGAAGTCACGCCAAAGATAG